The Cucumis melo cultivar AY chromosome 6, USDA_Cmelo_AY_1.0, whole genome shotgun sequence genome includes a region encoding these proteins:
- the LOC103493307 gene encoding glycosyltransferase BC10, with amino-acid sequence MPRCRMDKEEGEKHLGLLKLMQILSFLVVFVAGVVIGLATTSHVSRYFTSQAELYSFINHFSVPTTHVEENCTDSNICERKDCSSFHMFIHPDNLTHAMSDDELFWRASMVSKRENYYPFKRVPKVAFMFLTRGPLPMLPLWERFFAGHDNLFSIYVHALPGYELNVSTSSVFYRRQIPSQRVSWGTVSLADAERRLLANALLDFSNERFVLLSESCIPVYNFQTVYDYLTNSAHSFVESYDEPTRYGRGRYSRQMLPDIKLQHWRKGSQWFELSRALAIYIVADTKYYTLFKKFCKPACYPDEHYIPTYLNMFHGSLNSNRTVTWVDWSMGGPHPAMYGPANITESFIESIRNNGTECLYNSEITSVCYLFARKFAPSTLEPLLNLTSSVMKF; translated from the exons ATGCCACGGTGTAGGATGGACAAGGAGGAAGGAGAGAAGCATCTTGGTTTGCTTAAACTGATGCAGATTCTTTCATTTTTGGTTGTTTTTGTGGCTGGAGTTGTTATTGGATTAGCAACAACTTCTCACGTTAGCAGATACTTTACCTCACAGGCTGAGCTTTACTCTTTTATCAATCATTTTTCGGTTCCCACTACTCATGTGGAAGAGAATTGTACTGATTCAAACATATGTGAGAGAAAGGATTGTTCTAGCTTTCATATGTTTATCCATCCAGATAATCTGACTCATGCTATGTCTGATGATGAGCTTTTCTGGAGAGCTTCAATGGTGTCAAAGAGAGAGAACTATTATCCCTTCAAAAGAGTGCCAAAAGTGGCCTTCATGTTCTTGACTAGAGGCCCTCTGCCCATGCTGCCATTATGGGAGAGGTTCTTTGCTGGCCATGACAATCTGTTTTCTATTTATGTGCATGCCCTTCCAGGCTATGAGCTAAATGTGTCCACGAGTTCTGTTTTCTACAGACGGCAAATCCCCAGTCag CGTGTTTCTTGGGGAACGGTATCACTCGCAGATGCCGAGAGGCGGCTTCTAGCAAATGCCCTACTCGACTTCTCAAACGAGCGTTTTGTCCTGCTTTCGGAGAGCTGTATCCCAGTGTACAACTTTCAAACTGTCTACGATTATCTGACAAATTCTGCCCACAGTTTTGTAGAATCATATGATGAACCAACCCGATACGGACGTGGTCGGTACAGTCGCCAGATGCTTCCAGATATTAAGCTCCAGCATTGGCGGAAAGGATCCCAGTGGTTTGAACTCAGCCGTGCTCTCGCTATTTATATTGTTGCAGACACCAAATACTACACTCTTTTTAAGAAGTTCTGTAAGCCTGCTTGCTACCCAGATGAACACTATATCCCAACATACTTGAACATGTTTCACGGTTCTCTGAACTCAAATCGCACAGTGACGTGGGTCGATTGGTCAATGGGAGGTCCACATCCAGCAATGTATGGACCAGCTAACATTACTGAAAGTTTTATAGAATCTATAAGAAATAATGGGACAGAGTGCCTATATAATTCAGAGATCACTTCTGTTTGTTACCTCTTTGCTCGGAAGTTTGCTCCATCTACCTTGGAACCCTTGCTTAACCTAACTTCATCAGttatgaaattttga